Proteins from a genomic interval of Medicago truncatula cultivar Jemalong A17 chromosome 3, MtrunA17r5.0-ANR, whole genome shotgun sequence:
- the LOC120579674 gene encoding uncharacterized protein, whose product MKNLSLGDALGLFSALKRKFGYEKGGKYESFLQIMKDFKAETIDARVVKLRVYELLDGHEDLILRFNTFLPAKYEIKLPLDRDDDDEEQDGRMTETNIEVLKKYRITPSVQLDTGEAMNNIEDNCPFSWDMLDVISRDLDFDDLFQFSGVCKNWREFHKTYWKKFLASQEPLLIKKSYHDKKSFSFISIADRKVYHSKTINQFWHFAYFGSSSGYLIMRGDNNSFLLLNPFTRRKKVINTSTFKVNSTYFAYHVLLAFGKGSEEFVLVASCKSSSSLYVYQSRNLGWVTYLTMGNAWKVVDFVVFHNTIYVVTNEAIIGVLDLNSSNIKFLEMKSMPDVTSMSHLRLVCCDGQLLVVHIESEEILNVYKIDFSTMNYVKLETLGDIALFYASGEYFYALNNPRRWGFESNSLYAINLSSTTCKVCLGDDNRLPKYIKHDRTRVPPTENAYLLDWCFRHQQYEVDFSPDE is encoded by the exons ATGAAGGATTTCAAGGCTGAAACAATTGATGCTAGGGTTGTCAAATTAAGAGTGTACGAGTTGTTGGATGGCCATGAAGATTTAATTTTGAGATTCAACACCTTCTTGCCAGCTAAATATGAAATCAAACTTCCATTGGAtcgtgatgatgatgatgaagaacaaGATGGTCGAATGACAGAGACAAATATCGAAGTGCTAAAGAAATATCGAATCACACCTTCAGTTCAGCTGGACACTG GGGAAGCCATGAATAACATAGAAGATAATTGTCCATTTTCCTGGGATATGCTTGATGTCATTTCCAGAGATCTAGATTTCGATGACCTCTTTCAATTTTCTGGCGTGTGCAAGAATTGGAGGGAGTTTCATAAAACTTACTGGAAAAAGTTCTTGGCATCCCAAGAACCATTACTTATTAAAAAGTCTTACCATGATAAGAAATCCTTTTCCTTCATCAGCATAGCTGACCGAAAAGTTTATCACTCGAAGACGATCAATCAATTCTGGCACTTTGCCTATTTTGGCAGTTCTAGCGGATATTTGATCATGAGAGGGGACAACAATTCTTTTCTGCTATTAAATCCATTtacaagaagaaagaaggtaATCAATACATCAACCTTTAAAGTCAATTCTACTTATTTTGCTTACCATGTGTTACTTGCTTTTGGCAAAGGCTCGGAGGAATTTGTCTTAGTTGCTTCATGTAAAAGTTCTAGCAGTTTGTATGTCTATCAGTCTCGAAATTTGGGTTGGGTTACATATTTAACAATGGGAAATGCATGGAAGGTTGTTGACTTTGTTGTGTTTCATAATACTATATATGTTGTCACCAACGAGGCCATCATAGGTGTACTCGACTTGAATTcctcaaatataaaatttttagaAATGAAGAGTATGCCCGATGTAACATCTATGTCACACCTAAGGTTGGTTTGTTGTGATGGACAACTTTTAGTGGTTCATATTGAGTCCGAGGAAATATTGAATGTTTACAAGATAGACTTCTCAACCATGAATTATGTCAAGCTGGAAACTTTGGGCGACATTGCCTTATTTTATGCTTCGGGGGAATACTTCTATGCATTGAACAACCCGAGGAGGTGGGGTTTTGAAAGCAACTCTTTGTATGCCATCAATCTTTCATCGACAACATGTAAAGTGTGTTTAGGGGATGATAACAGACTGCCAAAATACATTAAGCATGATAGAACTCGAGTTCCTCCAACGGAAAATGCCTACTTGCTGGATTGGTGCTTTAGACATCAACAATATGAGGTGGATTTTTCTCCAGATGAGTAA
- the LOC11427952 gene encoding F-box/LRR-repeat protein At3g26922 has translation MERHKRHHKDDSKNEDDLISDLSGCVLHLILSFLNAKEAVQTCILSKRWINLWKTLPTLTLSSSNFRTQRSLEQFVYHILSLRDHSTAIHTLCLQLHYNHFMGISLYRMIIEYAFSHNVQQFRISYAIIEDLPPRFFSSHTLTSLHLSSSFLLHSGSMQIFPNFLNFPALTTLSLKYVAFRRSTSYGRCTTFHNCVDPFSAFNMLDTLIIDCCVLLDARNLCISSTKLLSLTICMYDGDPRDNFRTYFGIELYAPTVHTFNYSCGQYIPKLVGSKSVLSSIKHVNIHSSRYMGSGEKSSIIFNWLVELANIESLTINFFALTDIFLFPDLLKIKLPSLLCNLKSLKIKVFQPISIPAETVDFLLQNSRSAKVVGDVVPQLHARLPLTD, from the exons ATGGAAAGACACAAGAGGCATCACAAGGACGACAGCAAAAATGAAGACGACCTTATCAGTGATTTATCCGGTTGCGTTCTCCATCTCATACTCTCCTTTTTAAACGCCAAAGAGGCCGTTCAAACTTGTATTTTATCCAAAAGATGGATCAATCTCTGGAAGACTCTTCCCACGCTTACCTTAAGTTCTTCAAACTTTAGGACCCAAAGAAGTTTGGAACAATTCGTGTATCATATTTTGTCGCTTCGAGATCACTCAACAGCTATCCATACTCTCTGCTTGCAGTTGCACTACAATCATTTTATGGGGATTAGCCTATACCGAATGATTATAGAATATGCTTTTTCACACAATGTCCAACAGTTTCGAATCAGTTATGCTATTATTGAAGACCTTCCACCACGCTTCTTTTCATCTCATACTTTAACGTCCCTTCATCTTTCTAGTAGTTTTTTGTTACACTCTGGCTCGATGCAAATATTTccaaattttctcaatttccCAGCATTAACCACTTTGTCTCTAAAGTACGTTGCCTTTCGTCGCAGCACAAGTTATGGCCGTTGCACCACCTTCCACAATTGTGTCGACCCCTTTTCCGCATTTAACATGTTGGATACTTTGATCATTGACTGCTGTGTACTTCTGGATGCACGAAACCTTTGCATTTCAAGTACCAAGCTTCTCAGTTTAACTATATGTATGTATGATGGTGATCCTAGGGACAATTTCAGAACCTATTTCGGAATTGAGTTATATGCTCCAACTGTTCATACCTTTAATTATAGTTGTGGTCAATATATTCCAAAACTTGTTGGGAGCAAGAGCGTTCTCTCTTCTATCAAACATGTAAATATTCATTCATCGCGTTATATGGGATCAGGGGAGAAATCATCAATTATATTCAACTGGCTGGTTGAACTTGCTAATATCGAATCATTGACCATCAATTTCTTTGCCCTTACG GATATTTTCTTATTTCCTGATTTATTGAAGATTAAGCTCCCTTCCTTGTTGTGTAACTTGAAGTCACTGAAAATAAAAGTGTTCCAACCTATAAGCATACCTGCCGAAACAGTGGACTTTTTGCTTCAAAACTCACGATCGGCAAAG GTTGTTGGTGATGTGGTTCCTCAACTTCATGCTAGGCTTCCTTTGACAGATTGA